The Bacteroidia bacterium sequence CCTCTTTTATTGAAATGCAGATTCAGGACATAGTTTTTGAAGGTAATTTTGATGGTTGTTTTTTTGAAAACTGCGCCTTTTATGGAGTTAAATTCCAGAATGCAACATTAATAAATACCTTCTTTAAAAACAATAAAAAATTCAAACGAGTACAATTCATTAACTGTAAGGTGGACAAAATAACTTATGCGTTTTTAAAAAACAATCAAGCAAATTTGACAGGTGTCACATTATTATCGTAATAACGACAAACAATGACGAATAATAAACACAGCTGGTAACACCACATAATAAAACACCGTGCAGTTTGCTGTAGAGGAGACTAAAATAACATAACGTAAAACTTTTAATGATTTGGACGCTGACTGTAGCTAAATGGTCATCTTTCCAAATACCAATTGTAAGGTTTAATAAGATTATTCCAATACTTTATCTACAAGTTCGTTTTCAAAATCAAAGAACACTTGTTTTAGTGAGCTTTCTCCATTGGTGCCATAATTAACAAAAAATATCATTGTAATATTTCTTTGAGGGAAATAAAATAAGTCGGCTACATAACCCAAATCGCGTCCTGTATGGCCAATGCCGTATGCAGATTTTTCGGTAAATTTCTTTATCATTCCTAGTCCTGTATAAAAATTAGCGTCTTCTTTTACAAATGTTTCCATCTGGTCAAGTGAGGTTTGTGATATTACAGTTTTATCAATTAACAATGCTCTTATAAATTTATTCAGGTCAAATACATTTGAATAAATTCCTCCGTAACCATTACCACTGCCTGTAATTAAATTTGAAACATTAATTATTTCTCCGTTGTTATGTAAGTCGTAATATCCCTGAGCAGCAGAGTTGGGAACATCTTCGCGACCCTGATAATATGTATTGGTCATACCTAATGGTTCTAAAACTTTTTCGCGTAAAAGTTTATCATGTCTTTGTCCTGTTGCTTTTTCGATACACATAGAAAGTAATAGGGTGTTGGTGCTAGAGTAGTAGGCTGGGTATGGCTGACCTAAATCATATGCTTTCTGATTATATACATAATCCAGTAATTCTAATTGCGACCATCTTTTATTTGGATTGTTTAATACTGCCAAATAAAAACCTGAAGAAGTTATTACATCAAAAATTCCTGTGGTATGGTTCATTAAATTTGAGATTTTCATATTATCTGTACCATCAATTTTATCTAACACACCTTGGTCAATATATGCCGAGATAGGATCATCTGCATTAATTTTTCCTTCTTCCTGCAATTTAAAAAACAATGTAGCAACTAATAATTTTGTAATACTTGCTGCTTTTGAAATATGGCATGGAGTAAACTCAATGCCTTTTTTTATGTCGGCATAACCACCAGATCCGACCCATGTTCCGGCAGAATCTGTAACCAAAACAGATATTCCGGGTAATCCCTTTTTTACATATTTGTTTATAATGTTATTAAAAGCAGCATCTTTTGGATGAGTACTGTTTGAGTCAACATAGTTACAATCCAGTTGTGCAGTTGCTTCAATTTCTTTTGAACAACTACTTGTAACAAATATCAAAATAATTGATAAAAAAACTAGAGTTATTATTTTATTTTTCATAATTATTCGGCTTTTGATTTAATTGGAACAGATATACCTAAAAATAATGAGTTTACCGGTAATACAGGAACATAGCCTGCTACAAAGGTTCCCTGAACAAAAGTTTTTAAAGTTAAAAACAATCTTATACCATCAGGTTCATCTTTTTTAAAGCTATAATTTCCACCGATTTCAAAATTTACAAGATATTGAGATCTTCCCAGAATTTTACTTTTAGTTTCGTATTTTCCCTCAGAATTAAGAACAAAAACATCATTTCCTTCAAAAGAAAGCCCGTATCCCGCACCAATTCCAGCTCCCATATTAAATCTTTTTCCCAGATTTCTTGAATACGAAATTGAAGGGTAAATTCTTACCAATGTCTGAACAAAGCGATGATAAAAGAATCCTGCATTTGCTTTTACTTCAACATGAGTTTTTTCTGCTTTATTAATTTTCCAGCTTTTAAAAACATCAACACCGGGATGGAACTGGCTATATAATAATTGTTTAAAACCCAATGCCGGAAATGATGTTACATTATTAGAAACAGAACATCCATATTTTGAGTTCTGGCTATAAATAGTGTTTGAAAATAAAAACATTGTAAGGATTACAACTGTAGTAATTAAATTACTGTTTTTCATTTGCTTGGTCATGTGAATTTTTAATTGAAAATAGAATCAAAAATAAATATATTATCTGATTTAATACATTTACAATTAAAACAAGTTTACTAATTTTAATTTCTTCAATCTTCTTTTTTACATTAACAGTTTAGTTATCTGGTATTATGGACAGTTCTTCAATTATAATGCAGAACAGCTGATTAGCATTAAGCGGCCTCATTAGAATTTTATAATTTTCAAGGGAAGTTATTTTTTTTTGTTTGTGTAAGCGATGCACAAGTCCTTTCGTGTAAATATTGTTAAAAGTTAAGATTCTCAGCAAAAGGACGGCTTACGTCGCGTAGAGGAACATCCCGTAGAAAATAAAAAAATCTAATGTAGCCGCGAGTTTTTTCTTTGTAACTTTCATTTTTGTCGACACAAAAAGAAAGTTAATACATCAACAATAAAACAAGTTAACTTAAATCTTGCAATTTTTCTTTTTACCTTTGAAAAAAATCAAATTATGAAGTATCTTTTATCAGTAATATGTATCAGCTTTTTTATTACATGTTTATCACAGGTTCCTACTAAAGATAAAGCTGTTTTTGAAAAATATTTACCCGGTTATTTCGAAAATGTAATTCTAAAAGATGCAACGCAAAAAGAGGTTGTTTCTGAACCTAAAAATGAAAAACTTTATTTTAAAGTTGATTTATCGGGACAAACTTTTCCAAATGATAAAAAACTTTATAAAGAAATCTGGCATCAAAAGCCGGTTTGTCAGGGAAATTCAGGTACATGTTGGTGTTATGCCACAACTTCATTTATGGAAAGTGAAGTGAAAAGAATTTCAAATATTGAAATAAAATTATCAGAAATGTACACAGTTTATTGGGAGTATGTTGACAGGGCTCAGGAATTTGTTCGTACTCGTGGAAATACATCTTTTTCTGAAGGCTCTGAAGCTGCTGCAATTCCAAGAATCTGGGATAAATATGGTATAATGCCTTATTCTGTATATGATGGAAAACCCAAAGAAAGAAGTTTTAACAGTCACAGAAAAATGGTGGAACAAATGACAGCATTTTTAAATAAAACTAAAGAAACCTGCCAGTGGAACGAGGAATATGTTGTTAAGGAAATAAAAGCAATACTGGATTCGGAAATGGGCTCGCCACCTGAAAAGTTCAGTTTTAATAACAAAGAGTACACACCTCAGACTTTTTTAAATGATTACTTGAAACTTCATATGATAGATTACTTTAATTTTATGTCAACCAGTGATGTGAAGTTTTTTGAAAAGCACGAATTAGTTGAAGCGGATAACTGGTGGCATTGTAATAATTATTATAATATTCCGGTGGATGATTTTTTGACTTTAATAAAATCATCATTAAAAAACGGATATTCAATATGTATTTGTGGCGATATTTCTGAGCCTGGGTATGACAATCAGACACAAGTTGCGATTATCCCATCATTTGATATTTCTAAAACTTCAATTGATGATGATTCAAGACAATTCAGATTAAGTAACGGAACCACTACTGATGATCATTGTATACATATGGTTGGTTATTATGAAAAAAACGGAGAGGACTGGTTTTTAATAAAAGATAGCAATGGTGGTGCATTTGATGGCGCATGCAAAGGATATCGTTTTTTCAGAGATGATTTTGTGAAACTGAAAATGATGAACATAATGGTTTACAAAGAAGCTGGGAAATCAATTTTAGATAAAATTATTAAATAATCACTTTTACTTAGTCATGGTGAGCGTAGTCGAACCATAGACTAAGGGAGGTTAAAAGCAAAATAGAATATTTGTAACATGAATCGCAAAGACCTACTTAAACGCTTTTTACCAGGATTACTTCCGCTATTTGTTTTTATAGCAGCAGATGAAATTTGGGGTACCACAGTAGGTCTTATTGTTGCAGTTACATTTGGTATTGTGCAACTTGTTTATTTTCTTATTAAAGAAAAACGTCTCGATAGGTTTACCCTGCTTGATACAGGTTTGATTGTAATAATGGGAGGTGTTTCGCTTGCATTTGATAATGATATTTTCTTTAAGCTTAAACCCGGTTTAATAGGACTGGTGCTTTGTATAATACTTGGCATTTCTGTGTTTACTCCAGCAAACATAATGTTTGCAATGTCTAAAAGGTACATGGGCGATATGAAGTTTAGTAAAGCTCAGGAAAAGCAGATGAAGCAGAGTCTTTTGGTAATGTTTATTATTTTTTCATTACATACTGCTTTAGTTATTTATTCTGCTTTTTATATGTCAAAAGAAGCCTGGATTTTTATAAGTGGTGGTTTGTTTTATATTCTTTTTGGTGTATATGCATTGTTTGAATTTATTAAAATTAAAATCAGAAATAATAAACTAAAATCTGAAGAATGGGTACCTTTGGTTGACGAAAAGGGAATGGTAATAGGTAAAGCACCACGTTCTGCTGTTCATAAAGATAAAACACTTTTACATCCGGTAGTTCATCTGCACGTTATTAATAACAAAGGAAACATTTATTTGCAAAAAAGACCTATGTTTAAAGATACACAACCCGGAAAATGGGATACTGCAGTTGGTGGGCATGTGGCTTTAAATGAAACAATAGAACAGGCATTAATTAGAGAAACTAAAGAGGAAATAGGAATTGCCCCAACAAATGCAAATGCTTTTGCACAATATGTGTGGAAATCTGATGTAGAATCTGAACTTGTTTTTTCATTTGTTACAATATATAATGAACAATTGTTTCCAGATGTAAATGAAGTTGACGAAGGTAAATTCTGGACAGTTTCAGAAATAATTAAAAATATAGGGAAGAATATTTTTACCCCTAATTTTGAGCATGAATTCCAGATGTTACAAAAAACAGTTCTTAAATCAAAATCCATTAACAGAAAACCTTAGATTATATGATTTTAATAGCAGATTCAGGCTCAACAAAAACCGAATGGGCCTTAATAAAAGATGGTGAGAATAGGAAATTTCATTCAGCAGGAATGAATCCTTACTTTGCTTCTGATGATGATATCAAAAAAATATTGAACGATGTTAAGAAATGGGTAGGAGATGGAAATATTGATAAAATAATTTTTTATGGTTCAGGTTGCAATTCAACCGAGAAGGGGAGTGATATGCAAAAATTATTTAAAGAAATATTTGTTGATTCAGAAATTGAGGTTCAGTCTGATTTAATTGGCGCTGCTGTTTCTTTATTCGGGAAACAAAAGGGCATTGCTGTTATACTTGGTACAGGTGCCAACTCAGGATATTTTGATGGTAGAGATATTACGTTTAAAACTGAATCGTTAGGCTTTGTTCTTGGCGATGAGGGGAGTGGTGCATACCTTGGAAAAGAATTTATCAGAGAATTGTTATATGGTAATCTTTCTAAAGAAATTCAGGATGATTTTACTGCGGAATATAAAATTGGAAAAGTCGAAATTCTTGAGAATATATATAAAAAGCCATATGCAAATCGTTTTCTTGCCGGTTTTACTGTTTTTCTTAAGAAACATGAAACTAATGCTGATATTAAAAAGATAATATCTGATTCATTCGAATCATTAGTAAAAAACCATTTGATAAAATATCCGCAAAAAGAAAATTGTGAATTTGGTTTTGTAGGTTCAATTGCATGGCATTTTAAAGATGAACTTATTGAAGTATGCAAAAAACATAATTTAAAAATTCAGACTATTATTGGTAAGCCAATGGATAATTTAGTGAAATATTATTCTAAATAATTCCAAAATTTGTATTGAAGAGCTTAAAAAGTTAGTAAACAATAAGTATTATTTTTACATTACCCACAATAATAAGTAAAGACTAAATACTGACAAATATTTAATAAAAATAACAACTATGAAAAGACAAATCCTTATTTTTCTTCTTATGACAATTTCAATAATGTCATTTGGACAATTCATTACAGTATCAGTAGTTGATTCTAGTAGTGAATATTGTAGTGGTAGTAATGGTTTTATCACAGTTACTGCTTCGGGTGGCACAGCACCATATTCTTATGTTTGGAATACTACACCACCACAAACGTCTGCAACCGCAACAAATTTATCTGCTGGTTTATATTATCTCACAGTTACTGATGATATGTATAATCAAACATTGACTTCTTATTTCATTTCAAATTTGCAACCATACTGTTCAGTTAATGTGTTACAAAACGACACCAACGGACTTGGTATTGGTATATTAGAAACTTTTGTTACGGGTGG is a genomic window containing:
- a CDS encoding beta-lactamase family protein, which encodes MKNKIITLVFLSIILIFVTSSCSKEIEATAQLDCNYVDSNSTHPKDAAFNNIINKYVKKGLPGISVLVTDSAGTWVGSGGYADIKKGIEFTPCHISKAASITKLLVATLFFKLQEEGKINADDPISAYIDQGVLDKIDGTDNMKISNLMNHTTGIFDVITSSGFYLAVLNNPNKRWSQLELLDYVYNQKAYDLGQPYPAYYSSTNTLLLSMCIEKATGQRHDKLLREKVLEPLGMTNTYYQGREDVPNSAAQGYYDLHNNGEIINVSNLITGSGNGYGGIYSNVFDLNKFIRALLIDKTVISQTSLDQMETFVKEDANFYTGLGMIKKFTEKSAYGIGHTGRDLGYVADLFYFPQRNITMIFFVNYGTNGESSLKQVFFDFENELVDKVLE
- a CDS encoding peptidase C1, translating into MKYLLSVICISFFITCLSQVPTKDKAVFEKYLPGYFENVILKDATQKEVVSEPKNEKLYFKVDLSGQTFPNDKKLYKEIWHQKPVCQGNSGTCWCYATTSFMESEVKRISNIEIKLSEMYTVYWEYVDRAQEFVRTRGNTSFSEGSEAAAIPRIWDKYGIMPYSVYDGKPKERSFNSHRKMVEQMTAFLNKTKETCQWNEEYVVKEIKAILDSEMGSPPEKFSFNNKEYTPQTFLNDYLKLHMIDYFNFMSTSDVKFFEKHELVEADNWWHCNNYYNIPVDDFLTLIKSSLKNGYSICICGDISEPGYDNQTQVAIIPSFDISKTSIDDDSRQFRLSNGTTTDDHCIHMVGYYEKNGEDWFLIKDSNGGAFDGACKGYRFFRDDFVKLKMMNIMVYKEAGKSILDKIIK
- a CDS encoding NUDIX domain-containing protein, with product MNRKDLLKRFLPGLLPLFVFIAADEIWGTTVGLIVAVTFGIVQLVYFLIKEKRLDRFTLLDTGLIVIMGGVSLAFDNDIFFKLKPGLIGLVLCIILGISVFTPANIMFAMSKRYMGDMKFSKAQEKQMKQSLLVMFIIFSLHTALVIYSAFYMSKEAWIFISGGLFYILFGVYALFEFIKIKIRNNKLKSEEWVPLVDEKGMVIGKAPRSAVHKDKTLLHPVVHLHVINNKGNIYLQKRPMFKDTQPGKWDTAVGGHVALNETIEQALIRETKEEIGIAPTNANAFAQYVWKSDVESELVFSFVTIYNEQLFPDVNEVDEGKFWTVSEIIKNIGKNIFTPNFEHEFQMLQKTVLKSKSINRKP